The nucleotide window CGTACGGTGCGACGATGAGATCGCAGTTGTGCTCGCGAGCAGTTCGGAGCACGAGGTCGGCCGACCGCTCGTCGGCGGCCGCAACGACGACCTCACAGGGCAGCTCGTACTCGCGCTCGAGGTCGGCTGCGAGTGACTCGAGTTCGTCGACAGTTCGGTCGGCCGCGTCACCGGTATCGTCCTCGTGGTCGGTTTTCGCTGCCGCTTCCGGGGCCGTGTCGAAGAGGACGACCTTGCCGGCCGCGTGGGCGCTGGCGAGTTCGGTCGCGAAGCGAGCGACCGTCTCCGTGTCGTCGCCCATCGGGACGAGCACGTGGTCGTCGCCACTGGCCGTCTGATAGAGATAGCGCGCACGCTTCTCGTAGATGCGGTTCCGCCAAACGACGAACGCGGCCGCGACGAACGAACTCGAGACAACGATCCCGAGCACGTACGCGAACTGTGCGTTTCCGGTCACCAGGACGAGCAACGCGGTCGAAAACGCCGTCGGCTCCTCGAGGTCGAGCGCCCAGGTGATCGCACCGGTAAAGAAGACACCCAGCGCCGCGCCGATCGTGCTCACGGCGCTGCCGTTCAGCCCCACGCCGGTCGCGAGCGCGAGCGCGAGCCACCCACAGAGCGCGCCCGCGGTCATGCCGCCGACGAACTTCGCCGGCGTGGAGTAGCGGCCTTCGGGATGGGCAAAGAGCGTGTACGTTCCCGACGCCAGCGGCGGAAACAGCAGAAACGAGACGGCCGCCGTCGCGTTCGACAGCCACGTCACGGC belongs to Natronorubrum aibiense and includes:
- a CDS encoding HPP family protein, which encodes MLERVRAHVRSFRRRIRRFERRELDAFVRWVEQTRNLLHLSVLVFVPLLIAAVTWLSNATAAVSFLLFPPLASGTYTLFAHPEGRYSTPAKFVGGMTAGALCGWLALALATGVGLNGSAVSTIGAALGVFFTGAITWALDLEEPTAFSTALLVLVTGNAQFAYVLGIVVSSSFVAAAFVVWRNRIYEKRARYLYQTASGDDHVLVPMGDDTETVARFATELASAHAAGKVVLFDTAPEAAAKTDHEDDTGDAADRTVDELESLAADLEREYELPCEVVVAAADERSADLVLRTAREHNCDLIVAPYAEHDSGGLSSFITGLFDSEIDVIAFRPATSHQQWQRSLVAVRGAGDTARAMVDFAQRATDSWHPTSICTCIERESQRRTAESTVADLVDAFDGRFETHVVTEQVESCLARIAPQYDVIFVGSSTDRSAASRFVSPPTFRRLKDLEADVAIVHRGRHR